A single genomic interval of Anopheles marshallii chromosome 2, idAnoMarsDA_429_01, whole genome shotgun sequence harbors:
- the LOC128708038 gene encoding tRNA-uridine aminocarboxypropyltransferase 2, which yields MSELVLESSAWEDLANIPADPPRMRPMCTQCCRPTQVCWCSALPSQPLSPGGRIVLLQHPAEEKRSLRTAPMLSVGLAPGKCLIYKGKKFPRHDLELETILADKRSLLLYPSANSVPIEQIDPSEGPYNLILIDGTWPQAKAIYHSSTALHGMRQVKLVSSGTSSYIIRTQPTEGCLSTLETAIEALSVLERDDRYREQLLQPLHVLCQFQLANGAVTHQSKEFLIRHNQYPKLIGRRLNRLLKQADNFKDDPTEPTESMSS from the exons ATGAGTGAATTAGTTTTAGAATCCTCTGCATGGGAGGACTTAGCCAATATCCCAGCGGATCCACCTAGGATGCGGCCTATGTGCACCCAATGCTG TCGTCCCACACAGGTGTGCTGGTGTTCAGCTCTACCCTCACAACCACTTAGCCCCGGTGGTCGCATAGTACTTCTACAGCATCCTGCCGAAGAAAAACGATCCCTACGGACCGCTCCCATGTTATCTGTTGGACTCGCTCCAGGAAAGTGTCTTATTTACAAGGGAAAAAAGTTTCCTCGCCACGATCTGGAGCTAGAAACGATATTGGCCGACAAACGATCCCTGTTGCTATATCCTAGCGCAAACTCTGTTCCGATCGAACAAATCGATCCTAGCGAAGGTCCGTACAATTTGATACTGATTGATGGTACGTGGCCACAGGCGAAAGCTATCTATCACAGCTCAACCGCACTGCACGGAATGCGACAGGTGAAGCTTGTATCATCTGGCACGAGCAGCTACATTATCCGAACCCAACCTACGGAAGGTTGCCTCAGTACGCTAGAGACGGCCATCGAAGCGCTCAGCGTACTGGAACGAGACGATCGGTACCGGGAACAGTTACTGCAGCCCCTGCACGTTTTGTGCCAATTTCAGCTGGCAAACGGTGCGGTTACGCATCAGTCGAAAGAGTTCCTCATCCGCCATAACCAATACCCGAAGCTTATCGGACGACGATTGAACCGGTTGCTGAAGCAGGCGGATAACTTCAAAGATGATCCAACGGAACCTACGGAAAGCATGTCTTCGTAG
- the LOC128706869 gene encoding NKAP family protein CG6066: MKSRSRSRSRNKRDTKRSNRETSSESSSSTSDSSTNSRSSSASNHNARHKRSNSVESKRRNTEKLSNRRRSRSPKRNELVSKDRRDESSLKNHHTDRRRQSRTPERKRRDSRNYEEDHRNRRSPSPRERRRDGRQNERNHRGEDSRTTHNSRDERRRHRSRSPRERGDRSVERSRRPDERSTTRRNGNDRAGNSHHRSRSPRDRTGTSRNDRKERSDEERNDYGNRGQQNRWMHDMYETHDSQRNVDRSFRRSNRDTMDEDFMQSRRLQREIIGTEGAPDAWGDSPSEGNSSDEELEPSKGTSKHKKAKTKGKEKKKSSKHRSKKDKKKKKSSKKSKKSKSSKKKKQKAKKVESSSSSEPSSSSESTSSGDEEEVWVEKSEALGRTSAKDTGSGTLAATSQTRSAEEDGDNVVGPVKTSGNLSQKDFGRALLPGEGAAMAAYVTEGKRIPRRGEIGLTSDEIANFEQVGYVMSGSRHRRMEAVRIRKENQIYSADEKRALAMFSKEERQKRENKILTQFKEMISAKLSENKK; encoded by the coding sequence atgaaatcaagAAGTCGTTCTCGTAGCAGAAACAAGCGTGATACTAAAAGAAGTAATCGAGAAACTAGCTCCGAGTCAAGTTCTTCTACCAGTGATAGTAGTACTAATAGCCGTAGCAGCAGCGCCAGTAACCACAATGCAAGACACAAACGTAGCAATAGTGTTGAATCTAAGCGGAGAAACACAGAGAAATTATCCAACAGAAGACGTTCGCGGTCTCCCAAACGCAATGAACTCGTTTCAAAGGATCGTCGAGATGAATCCTCGCTAAAGAATCACCATACAGACCGAAGACGACAGTCAAGAACTCCAGAACGCAAACGAAGAGATTCCCGCAATTATGAGGAAGATCATCGTAATCGGCGGTCACCTAGTCCTCGTGAACGAAGAAGGGATGGAAGACAGAATGAAAGGAATCACCGTGGTGAGGATTCACGTACTACTCACAACTCAAGGGATGAACGTCGCCGTCACAGATCTCGTAGCCCTCGTGAACGAGGAGACAGATCCGTTGAGCGCTCCCGGCGACCGGATGAACGCAGTACCACGCGTCGCAATGGAAACGATCGTGCCGGAAATTCCCATCATCGATCACGCAGCCCGCGTGATCGAACAGGTACCTCCAGAAATGATCGTAAAGAACGTTCCGATGAAGAACGCAACGATTATGGCAATCGAGGTCAACAGAACCGTTGGATGCACGATATGTATGAGACACACGATTCACAGCGCAATGTCGATCGTAGCTTCCGGAGATCGAACCGTGACACGATGGACGAAGATTTTATGCAGTCCCGACGTTTGCAAAGAGAGATCATCGGTACCGAGGGAGCACCTGATGCATGGGGTGATTCCCCGTCCGAAGGTAATAGTTCGGACGAAGAATTGGAACCGTCGAAGGGTACCTCTAAGCACAAGAAAgccaaaacgaaaggaaaggaaaagaaaaaatcttcCAAACATCGTTcaaagaaggataaaaaaaagaaaaaatcgtcGAAAAAGTCCAAAAAGTCCAAGAGCTCtaagaaaaagaagcaaaaagcaaaaaaggtggaatcatcttcatcttccgaGCCTTCGTCATCTTCTGAATCGACTTCCTCCGGCGATGAGGAAGAGGTATGGGTAGAAAAGTCGGAAGCATTGGGAAGGACAAGCGCGAAAGATACCGGATCCGGAACACTAGCAGCAACCTCACAGACCCGTTCTGCCGAGGAAGATGGAGACAACGTGGTGGGTCCGGTGAAAACGAGCGGTAATCTGAGCCAAAAAGATTTCGGTAGAGCTTTGCTACCAGGTGAAGGTGCTGCCATGGCAGCTTACGTCACTGAAGGCAAGCGAATCCCACGTCGTGGTGAGATCGGATTAACTTCCGATGAAATTGCCAACTTTGAGCAGGTCGGGTACGTGATGAGCGGCAGTCGGCATCGACGCATGGAGGCTGTGCGTATACGTAAGGAAAATCAGATCTATTCGGCAGACGAAAAGCGTGCATTAGCCATGTTCAGTAAGGAGGAAAGGCAGAagcgcgaaaacaaaattttgacaCAGTTCAAGGAGATGATCAGCGCCAAGTTGTcagagaacaaaaaatga
- the LOC128718007 gene encoding glycylpeptide N-tetradecanoyltransferase: MSDASVNVAVAETAAAGSAGSGEVTTNKNSKKKHQKGPAKQEETKPVPVTNGELAGSGSQATEERAAGREGSAKSKNKKKKNKPNQAEQGPAVSSVVAASQLNGEPGQLEVAVSGGQEADGAVDGGEGMAGGGFGSNPDEMLMTVQEMLERLKANHFSSSRLLKPAKTPEEALHKSYKFWSTQPVPRMDENIQANEPIEEDKPLSEIRQEPYALPDGFTWDTMNLNDPLQLKELYTLLNENYVEDDDAMFRFDYQPEFLQWALQPPGWKRDWHCGVRVVKSGRLVGFISAIPGTLNVHRKEQRMVEINFLCVHKKLRSKRLAPVLIREITRRVNLTGIFQAVYTAGVVLPKPVSSCRYWHRSLNPKKLIEVKFSYISRNMTMQRTIKLYKLPDQPKTAGFRKLLETDLKAVHKLLESYLQRFNLTPVFDEAEMRHWFLPQNGIIDCFVVEDPARPGTITDMVSYYTLPSTVMHHAVHKYVKAAYSFYNVSTRTPWLDLMNDALISAKNLGFDVFNALDLMDNKQFLAPLKFGIGDGNLQYYLYNWRCPSMQPEDVGLILL, from the exons ATGAGTGATGCAAGTGTTAACGTAGCGGTCGCAGAAACGGCAGCAGCAGGCTCTGCCGGAAGCGGTGAGGtgacaacgaacaaaaacagcaaaaagaaacaccaaaAAGGTCCGGCCAAGCAGGAGGAAACCAAACCAGTGCCTGTGACAAACGGTGAGCTGGCTGGGAGTGGGAGTCAGGCAACGGAGGAACGAGCGGCCGGCCGTGAAGGTAGTGCAAAGTCgaagaataagaaaaagaagaacaaacccAATCAGGCCGAGCAAGGGCCAGCGGTTTCCTCTGTGGTAGCAGCATCACAGCTTAATGGAGAACCGGGTCAGTTAGAAGTTGCGGTCTCAGGAGGCCAGGAAGCAGACGGCGCAGTCGATGGCGGCGAGGGAATGGCCGGCGGTGGATTCGGATCGAATCCGGACGAAATGTTGATGACCGTGCAGGAAATGTTGGAGCGTTTGAAGGCGAATCACTTCTCCAGCTCGCGGTTACTAAAACCGGCCAAAACGCCCGAAGAGGCGCTACACAAATCGTACAAGTTCTGGTCTACCCAGCCGGTTCCGCGCATGGACGAGAATATACAGGCGAACGAACCGATCGAGGAGGACAAACCGTTGAGTGAGATCCGCCAGGAACCGTACGCACTGCCGGACGGGTTTACCTGGGACACTATGAACTTGAACGATCCGCTACAGCTGAAGGAGCTGTACACGCTGTTGAACGAGAACTACGTGGAGGACGATGACGCAATGTTCCGGTTTGACTATCAGCCAGAGTTTTTGCAGTGGGCTCTGCAACCGCCCGGATGGAAGCGCGACTGGCACTGTGGCGTGCGCGTGGTTAAGTCGGGACGGTTGGTTGGGTTTATTTCGGCCATTCCCGGCACGTTGAACGTGCATCGGAAGGAACAGCGCATGGTGGAGATCAACTTCCTGTGTGTGCACAAGAAGCTACGCTCGAAGCGGTTAGCGCCGGTATTGATCCGGGAGATTACGAGACGGGTCAATCTGACCGGTATCTTCCAGGCAGTGTATACGGCGGGCGTGGTGCTTCCGAAGCCTGTGTCCTCCTGCCGCTACTGGCACCGTTCGCTTAACCCGAAGAAACTAATCGAG GTGAAATTCTCCTACATTTCCCGCAATATGACGATGCAGCGTACGATCAAGCTGTACAAGCTGCCGGATCAGCCGAAAACTGCCGGCTTCCGGAAGCTTCTTGAAACGGACCTAAAAGCGGTACACAAGCTGCTCGAATCGTATCTCCAGCGCTTCAACCTGACGCCGGTGTTTGACGAGGCGGAGATGCGCCACTGGTTCCTGCCGCAGAACGGCATCATCGATTGTTTCGTGGTGGAGGATCCGGCCCGTCCGGGCACGATCACGGACATGGTCAGCTACTACACGCTGCCTTCGACCGTGATGCACCATGCGGTGCACAAGTACGTGAAGGCGGCGTACAGCTTCTACAACGTATCGACCCGGACGCCCTGGCTCGATCTCATGAACGATGCGCTAATATCGGCCAAAAACCTCGGCTTCGACGTGTTCAATGCGCTCGATCTGATGGACAACAAGCAGTTTCTGGCGCCGCTCAAGTTCGGCATCGGTGACGGCAATCTGCAGTACTACCTGTACAATTGGCGCTGCCCGAGCATGCAGCCGGAAGATGTTGGGTTGATACTGTTGTAA
- the LOC128709256 gene encoding 60S ribosomal protein L13 → MVKGNHMISNGHFHKYWQRHIRTWFNQPARKFRRRQNRIKKAKSVFPRPAKGPIRPIVHCPSQRYNTKIRAGRGFTLAELKGAGLSKNFAQTVGIAVDPRRQNKSVESRQENVQRLKEYRSKLILFPVHRNKKPRKGEATPDECKMAKQLKRSVMPIRNARPKVTLEPITEEQKKFSAYQALHQARLTARFFGVRAKKAREAAENESNQPGGGGDKKGKK, encoded by the exons ATGGTGAAGGGTAATCATATGATTTCTAATGGCCACTTCCATAAGTACTGGCAGCGGCACATTCGCACCTGGTTCAACCAGCCTGCCCGCAAGTTCCGCAGACGGCAAAACCGCATTAAGAAGGCGAAATCAGTCTTCCCCCGTCCGGCCAAGGGTCCGATCCGCCCGATCGTCCACTGCCCGTCGCAACGCTACAACACCAAGATCCGTGCGGGTCGTGGATTTACCCTTGCCGAGCTGAAG ggCGCCGGATTGTCGAAGAACTTCGCGCAAACCGTTGGCATTGCGGTGGATCCGCGCCGTCAGAACAAATCGGTCGAAAGCCGCCAGGAGAACGTGCAGCGTCTGAAGGAGTACCGCAGCAAGCTGATTCTGTTCCCGGTGCACCGCAACAAGAAGCCACGCAAGGGCGAGGCCACACCGGATGAGTGCAAGATGGCCAAGCAGCTGAAGCGCTCGGTGATGCCGATCCGCAACGCACGCCCGAAGGTAACGCTGGAACCGATCACGGAGGAGCAGAAGAAGTTCAGCGCGTACCAGGCACTGCATCAGGCGCGTCTGACTGCCCGGTTCTTCGGTGTCCGTGCCAAGAAGGCGAGAGAAGCGGCGGAGAATGAAAGCAACCAgcccggcggtggtggtgacaAGAAGGGCAAGAAGTAA
- the LOC128707501 gene encoding synaptotagmin-4: MGDHGPDMNTLETDYVVLISVVPAVLGLTAAAILAVTACFCARRFRRQNKKAGHEASSLPFQPPRPPKAVRSPSGQPPQYLKKSPSPTSIKPLPGHLPAQSPTEQATVAATTTTNTSIVPPTKYTEENELIPKNAQLEPKSPDVSELGDPMSENGEGIEHGKLGTIVFKLRFLADRSALVVSVVRCRGLPGKNHGTAVAELSAMAGGTLCNGTVNGKQSATDPYVKLQLLPDKQHKVKTRVLRNTRNPVYDEDFTFYGLTLNELTGMSLHFVVLSFDRYSRDDVIGEVVCPLSGIDLQQIENQQVALSREIQPRSLKIRAQGRGELLISLCWQPAAARLTVVLLKARNLPRMDVTGLADPYVKIYLLYNGQRIAKKKTHVKKRTLSPVFNESFAFDIPTTEGAGATLDGVSLELMLLDWDRVTKNEVIGRLELGGPRSNGSALNHWKEVCNSPRRQIADWHKLRE, encoded by the exons ATTATGTTGTGCTCATTTCAGTTGTGCCGGCAGTGTTGGGGCTGACGGCGGCCGCTATATTGGCCGTGACGGCATGCTTCTGTGCCCGTCGCTTCCGTCGGCAGAACAAGAAGGCGGGCCACGAAGCTTCATCGCTACCGTTCCAGCCACCGCGGCCACCGAAAGCGGTCCGCTCGCCGAGCGGTCAACCACCACAGTATCTGAAGAAGTCTCCGTCACCGACAAGCATAAAGCCACTGCCGGGCCATCTGCCGGCCCAGTCGCCGACCGAGCAGGCGACGGTGGCGGCAACAACgaccaccaacaccagcatTGTACCGCCGACCAAGTACACCGAGGAGAACGAGCTGATACCGAAGAATGCGCAATTGGAACCAAAGTCCCCGGACGTGTCGGAACTGGGCGATCCGATGAGCGAGAATGGCGAAGGGATTGAGCACGGCAAGCTCGGTACCATTGTGTTCAAGCTTCGCTTTCTGGCCGATCGAAGTGCGCTAGTGGTGTCGGTGGTGCGGTGCCGTGGACTGCCAGGCAAGAACCATGGCACGGCGGTCGCCGAACTGAGCGCGATGGCGGGCGGTACACTGTGCAATGGAACCGTCAACGGAAAGCAGTCGGCTACCGATCCGTACGTGAAATTGCAACTGTTGCCGGACAAGCAGCACAAGGTGAAAACTAG AGTTTTACGCAACACCCGCAACCCGGTGTACGACGAGGACTTTACCTTCTACGGATTAACGCTGAACGAGCTGACCGGTATGTCGTTGCATTTCGTGGTGCTAAGCTTCGATCGGTACAGCCGGGACGATGTGATCGGGGAGGTTGTGTGCCCGCTCAGCGGCATAGATCTGCAGCAGATCGAGAACCAGCAGGTCGCGCTGAGTCGCGAGATCCAACCGCGCAGCCTGAAGATACGGGCCCAAGGGCGTGGCGAGCTGCTGATCTCACTTTGCTGGCAACCGGCCGCCGCACGATTGACCGTGGTTTTGCTGAAGGCACGCAACCTTCCCCGCATGGACGTGACCGGGTTGGCGGATCCGTACGTGAAGATCTACCTGCTGTACAATGGGCAACGCATCGCCAAGAAGAAGACGCACGTTAAGAAGCGCACCCTGAGCCCGGTGTTTAACGAAAGCTTCGCGTTTGACATACCGACCACCGAAGGTGCCGGTGCCACGCTGGACGGTGTATCGCTCGAGCTGATGCTGCTGGACTGGGACAGGGTGACGAAGAATGAGGTGATTGGACGCCTGGAGCTGGGTGGACCACGTAGCAATGGATCGGCTCTGAACCACTGGAAGGAGGTGTGCAACTCACCGCGTCGTCAAATTGCCGATTGGCACAAGCTGCGCGAATAA
- the LOC128718996 gene encoding transmembrane GTPase Marf, with protein sequence MATYLNRTLSMVTGNGNASMYETAALIDPNARTLHNNATDVSPLQIFVRAKKKINDIFVEINDYVVETTGFIEELPAATEIVDKAEAEQFKSYVLKVRGIREVLARDNMKVAFFGRTSNGKSSVINAMLRDKILPSGIGHTTNCFCQVEGIDGQEAYLVKEGSDEKLNVTSVKQLANALCQEKLCESSLVRIYWPRERCSLLRDDVVFVDSPGVDVSPNLDDWIDNHCLNADVFVLVLNAESTMTLAEKSFFHEVSTRLSKPNIFVLNNRWDASASEPEFQESMDLEKVKAQHQERCIDFLVKELKVATPKEAEERVFFVSARETLQARLKEQEGLPPIAGALADGFQNRYFEFQDFERKFEECISKSAVRTKFEQHSSRGKNIASDMRMMLDSIYERANVLRNQKLEQKKRLTDRIANTETSLMQVTREMKMKIHTMVEEVEQKVAKALNEEIWRLNVLVDEFNLPFHTDPLVLNVYKKEINAHVENGLGSNLRARLSTALAMNVETAQREMTGRMTALLPSEKMTAQQHQVIVRTQPFEMLYTLNCQNLCADFQEDLEFRFSWGIRAMIARFNGKIRANNRKAIKYQRQDSRTNMSQVLSPTSPMCLMPENELITNEQLSVISKVAIASIGSQGTLGLVVAGLMLKTIGWRVIVGAGVIYGSVYLYERLSWTNTAKERNFKNQYVEHATRKLKLIVDLTSANCSHQVQQELSSTFARLCRVVDTASTEMNEELKQIESSLGVIETNQKQIKLLKNKANYIMNELEIFDSNYIKAN encoded by the exons ATGGCAACCTACCTGAACCGCACACTGTCGATGGTAACCGGCAACGGAAACGCCTCCATGTACGAAACGGCCGCCCTAATCGATCCGAACGCACGGACGCTGCACAACAACGCGACGGACGTGTCACCGCTTCAGATCTTCGTACGAGCCAAAAAGAAGATCAATGATATCTTCGTCGAGATCAATGATTACGTTGTCGAAACGACCGGGTTCATCGAAG AACTCCCCGCAGCGACCGAAATCGTGGACAAAGCGGAAGCAGAACAGTTCAAAAGCTATGTGCTCAAGGTGCGAGGAATCAGGGAGGTGCTGGCAAGAGATAACATGAAGGTGGCGTTCTTCGGACGTACATCCAATGGCAAAAGCTCGGTCATAAATGCCATGTTACGCGATAAAATACTTCCGAGTGGTATTGGGCATACGACTAACTGCTTCTGCCAGGTGGAAGGAATCGATGGACAAGAGGCGTACCTGGTGAAGGAGGGAAGTGACGAGAAGCTGAACGTAACG TCAGTGAAACAATTGGCAAATGCACTGTGTCAGGAGAAGCTGTGCGAGAGCTCGTTGGTGCGAATATACTGGCCACGCGAACGCTGCAGCTTGTTGCGGGatgatgttgtgtttgttgattCACCCGGCGTGGACGTATCGCCTAATCTCGACGATTGGATTGATAACCACTGCTTGAATGCAGACGTTTTTGTGCTGGTGCTAAATGCTGAGTCTACAATGACTTTAGCG GAAAAATCCTTCTTTCATGAAGTGTCGACACGGCTATCGAAACCGAACATTTTTGTGCTAAATAACCGATGGGATGCTTCGGCGTCGGAGCCCGAATTTCAAGAATCG ATGGATCTGGAAAAG GTTAAAGCTCAACACCAGGAACGTTGTATAGATTTCCTAGTCAAGGAACTGAAGGTAGCTACACCGAAAGAGGCCGAAGAGCGCGTATTTTTCGTGTCGGCACGCGAAACACTTCAGGCACGGCTGAAGGAACAGGAGGGTCTTCCACCGATCGCTGGTGCACTTGCGGACGGTTTTCAAAATCGGTACTTTGAGTTTCAGGACTTTGAGCGCAAGTTTGAAGAATGCATTTCGAAGAGTGCAGTACGGACCAAGTTCGAACAGCACAGCTCGCGGGGCAAAAACATTGCGAGTGATATGCGCATGATGCTGGACAGCATCTACGAGCGGGCGAACGTGTTGCGCAACCAGAAGCTCGAACAGAAGAAACGGCTGACGGACCGTATTGCGAACACGGAAACCTCACTGATGCAAGTAACGCGcgagatgaagatgaaaattcACACTATGGTCGAAGAGGTTGAACAAAAGGTGGCGAAAGCATTAAACGAAGAAATCTGGCGGTTGAACGTGCTGGTGGACGAGTTTAATCTGCCGTTCCACACGGATCCGCTCGTACTGAATGTGTACAAGAAAGAAATCAATGCGCACGTCGAGAATGGGTTGGGATCGAACTTACGCGCACGGCTTAGCACGGCACTGGCGATGAATGTCGAAACTGCGCAGCGGGAAATGACGGGCCGCATGACGGCGTTGCTACCCTCGGAAAAGATGACTGCCCAGCAGCATCAAGTGATCGTTCGTACCCAACCCTTTGAGATGCTATATACGCTCAATTGCCAGAATCTGTGTGCTGATTTCCAGGAGGATCTAGAATTCCGATTCTCCTGGGGTATTCGGGCCATGATTGCACGATTTAATGGTAAAATTAGAGCGAACAATCGGAAAGCAATCAAGTATCAGCGACAGGACAGCAGAACGAAT ATGTCGCAGGTTCTTTCTCCAACCTCACCGATGTGTCTTATGCCTGAAAACGAGCTGATAACGAACGAGCAATTGTCGGTGATTTCAAAGGTGGCCATTGCCTCGATAGGATCGCAGGGAACACTCGGACTAGTGGTGGCTGGTTTG ATGTTAAAAACCATCGGGTGGCGAGTAATAGTCGGTGCAGGTGTAATATATGGCAGCGTTTACCTATACGAACGATTGTCCTGGACCAACACGGCAAAGGAACGCAATTTTAAGAACCAATACGTAGAACACGCAACGCGCAAGCTGAAGCTGATCGTCGATTTGACCTCGGCCAACTGTAGCCATCAAGTGCAACA GGAACTGTCCAGTACATTTGCGCGCTTATGCCGCGTAGTGGATACCGCCAGCACGGAGATGAACGAAGAACTGAAGCAAATCGAAAGCTCCCTTGGGGTGATCGAGACAAATCAGAAACAGATCAAGCTACTGAAAAACAAAGCTAACTACATAATGAATGAGCTGGAAATCTTCGATAGCAACTACATCAAAGCGAACTAG